Proteins found in one Desulfovibrio sp. genomic segment:
- a CDS encoding phosphatidate cytidylyltransferase, with protein sequence MPIDPSTQSIDIRRIFTGLALAAVLLLALWFRGLPLLFVILLVCALGLWEFYSLFWGSSRVPSRICAIVLGWCMICLTWMHRPQDALVCLGAGFVLASMSFLFRWDVVEDDNAFASSGIFMAGLAYVPLLLLPATYLSTTKLIFVIAAVAISDTTAYFVGTRFGHHKLWPRVSPKKSSEGAVGSLVGCVIFCAIYGEIYGKTGWFSFALLGIAINAFAQLGDLFESALKRSVNIKDSGNLLPGHGGILDRADSLLFAMPMVAVVDQWFFFF encoded by the coding sequence ATGCCCATTGATCCTTCAACGCAATCCATCGATATTCGCCGTATTTTCACAGGCCTTGCCCTTGCCGCGGTCTTGCTGCTGGCGCTCTGGTTCAGGGGCCTGCCTTTGCTGTTCGTTATTTTGCTGGTATGCGCCCTTGGCCTGTGGGAATTCTACTCCCTGTTCTGGGGTTCCAGCCGCGTACCCAGCCGCATCTGCGCTATCGTGCTTGGCTGGTGCATGATCTGCCTTACCTGGATGCACAGGCCGCAAGACGCTCTGGTCTGCCTTGGCGCAGGCTTTGTGCTGGCCTCCATGAGTTTTCTTTTCCGGTGGGATGTTGTTGAAGACGACAATGCCTTTGCCTCCAGCGGCATCTTTATGGCGGGGCTGGCCTATGTGCCCCTGCTGCTGCTCCCGGCGACCTATCTTTCCACCACCAAGCTCATCTTTGTTATTGCAGCGGTGGCTATTTCCGACACCACCGCCTACTTTGTGGGCACACGCTTTGGGCACCACAAGCTGTGGCCCCGCGTCAGCCCCAAGAAAAGCTCGGAAGGCGCGGTGGGCAGCCTTGTTGGTTGCGTGATCTTTTGCGCCATTTACGGCGAAATTTACGGCAAGACCGGCTGGTTCTCCTTTGCTCTGCTGGGCATTGCGATCAATGCCTTCGCCCAGCTGGGCGACCTCTTTGAATCCGCCCTCAAGCGCTCGGTAAACATCAAGGATTCCGGCAACCTGCTGCCAGGGCACGGCGGTATCCTCGACAGGGCCGACAGCCTGCTGTTTGCCATGCCCATGGTGGCCGTTGTTGACCAGTGGTTTTTCTTCTTTTAG
- the dxr gene encoding 1-deoxy-D-xylulose-5-phosphate reductoisomerase, producing the protein MAQLWPGLGGPSINYISGAPSESWQQTWPRSLVLLGSTGSIGRSTLEVAAAQPQAFRMVGFACARNVQRLAEQALTWRPPHLAVLDEESAAKLRTLLPADYRPRILVGSEGYAELASLPEATTVLSAQVGAAGLAGTLAAALAGKVICLANKESLVLAGDLVRRVCARTGAVVLPVDSEHNAIFQCLAGRGQEVERLILTASGGPFRGWTREALSAVTPEQALKHPNWSMGAKITIDSATLMNKGLEVIEAFHLYGVPVERIKVLVHPQSVVHSLVEFHDGSQLAQLGTPDMRMAIAACLLWPRCVPVNVPPLDLTAKPLTFHEPDESAFPCLGLAKQVLENRGGRCVVLNAANEAAVDLFLTGRCAFMDIPRLIAAALEAHGASNPGNQPLCAPLESAASATDCEAALTIEAHTLAERMQRLDCQSRELVYGLARDGGSLC; encoded by the coding sequence ATGGCGCAACTCTGGCCCGGCCTGGGCGGCCCTTCCATCAATTACATTTCTGGCGCCCCCAGTGAAAGCTGGCAGCAAACGTGGCCGCGTAGTCTGGTACTGCTGGGTTCCACAGGCTCCATAGGCCGCAGCACGCTGGAAGTTGCCGCAGCGCAACCGCAGGCCTTCCGCATGGTGGGTTTTGCCTGCGCCCGCAATGTGCAGCGCCTTGCGGAACAGGCCCTCACATGGCGGCCGCCGCATCTGGCGGTGCTGGACGAGGAGTCCGCAGCCAAACTGCGCACACTGCTGCCTGCGGACTACCGCCCCCGCATTCTTGTGGGGAGCGAGGGCTACGCGGAGCTGGCCTCCCTGCCCGAGGCCACCACCGTGCTTTCCGCACAGGTGGGCGCTGCGGGCCTTGCCGGAACGCTGGCGGCGGCTCTGGCAGGCAAGGTCATCTGCCTTGCCAACAAGGAATCCCTGGTGCTGGCTGGCGACCTTGTGCGCCGCGTGTGCGCCCGTACAGGAGCCGTGGTGCTGCCTGTGGATTCCGAGCACAATGCCATTTTTCAGTGCCTGGCCGGGCGCGGGCAGGAAGTGGAACGGCTTATTCTCACAGCCTCCGGCGGGCCGTTTCGCGGCTGGACGCGCGAAGCCCTGAGCGCCGTCACGCCCGAGCAGGCGCTCAAGCATCCCAACTGGAGCATGGGAGCCAAAATCACCATTGATTCAGCCACGCTCATGAACAAGGGGCTGGAGGTCATTGAGGCTTTTCACCTCTACGGCGTACCCGTTGAGCGCATCAAGGTTCTGGTGCATCCGCAGTCCGTGGTGCACTCGCTTGTGGAATTTCACGATGGCAGCCAGCTTGCCCAGCTCGGCACGCCAGACATGCGCATGGCCATTGCGGCCTGCCTGCTCTGGCCGCGCTGCGTGCCGGTCAACGTACCGCCGCTTGACCTTACGGCAAAGCCGCTTACCTTTCATGAACCAGACGAAAGCGCTTTTCCCTGTCTTGGACTGGCCAAGCAGGTGCTGGAAAACCGTGGTGGACGTTGCGTAGTGCTCAACGCCGCCAACGAAGCCGCAGTGGATCTTTTCCTTACAGGCCGTTGCGCGTTTATGGACATCCCCCGGCTGATAGCCGCCGCACTGGAGGCGCACGGCGCTTCCAACCCCGGCAATCAGCCTTTATGCGCGCCTCTTGAAAGTGCCGCTTCTGCAACTGACTGCGAAGCCGCACTGACAATCGAGGCGCATACACTGGCGGAGCGCATGCAGCGTCTTGACTGCCAGAGCCGCGAGCTGGTCTACGGGCTGGCCCGTGACGGAGGTTCCTTGTGCTGA
- the rseP gene encoding RIP metalloprotease RseP, translating into MLTTIIAVVVVLGGLIFFHELGHFAVARGLGMGVSTFSLGFGPKILKYRRGKTEYALSLVPLGGYVALVGESDPKDIPEGFTEKESFALRPAWQRLLVVAAGPAANIILAWLLCWTLALGWGTPVLLPQVGGVVQNGPADKAGIQPGDTIVSINGATVANWQAMADAITQSNGKTLAVTLSRPDMAPQADDQTRTDEAAQPEQGMIISVELTPERSIRKTIFGEEESAWLIGIRNSGAVRLVQHGFADAAIAGAGQTADMVSLTWQSFVKLAERVVPLDQVGGPIMIMQMVGKQAHEGLAGLLALAALISINLGILNLLPIPVLDGGQIVFCLWEIIFRRPLNARLQDYAMRAGIALLVALMLLATYNDLWRILKNTGWFGSGS; encoded by the coding sequence GTGCTGACAACAATTATTGCAGTCGTGGTCGTTCTTGGCGGCCTGATCTTTTTCCACGAGCTGGGCCATTTTGCCGTGGCGCGTGGCCTTGGTATGGGCGTTTCCACGTTCTCTCTGGGGTTTGGCCCCAAGATTCTCAAATACCGCAGGGGCAAGACGGAATACGCCCTGTCGCTGGTACCGCTTGGCGGCTATGTGGCCCTGGTGGGCGAAAGCGACCCCAAGGACATTCCCGAAGGCTTTACTGAAAAAGAAAGCTTTGCCCTGCGCCCCGCATGGCAGCGTTTGCTTGTGGTTGCCGCCGGCCCTGCCGCCAACATCATTCTGGCGTGGCTGCTCTGCTGGACTCTGGCCCTTGGCTGGGGCACCCCCGTGCTGCTGCCGCAGGTCGGCGGCGTTGTGCAGAACGGCCCTGCGGACAAGGCGGGCATTCAGCCCGGCGATACCATCGTGAGCATCAACGGCGCTACCGTTGCCAACTGGCAGGCCATGGCCGATGCCATTACACAGAGCAACGGCAAAACCCTTGCCGTCACGCTTTCGCGCCCGGACATGGCCCCCCAGGCTGACGATCAAACACGCACTGATGAAGCCGCTCAGCCTGAGCAAGGCATGATCATCAGCGTGGAACTCACGCCTGAACGGTCCATCCGTAAGACCATCTTTGGCGAAGAAGAAAGCGCATGGCTTATCGGCATCCGCAATTCCGGCGCTGTGCGGCTTGTGCAGCACGGTTTTGCCGATGCGGCCATTGCCGGAGCGGGCCAGACCGCAGACATGGTTTCGCTCACGTGGCAGAGCTTTGTAAAACTGGCCGAGCGCGTGGTGCCTCTGGATCAGGTGGGCGGCCCCATCATGATCATGCAGATGGTTGGCAAGCAAGCCCACGAAGGCCTTGCCGGGCTGCTGGCGCTGGCGGCGCTCATCAGCATCAACCTTGGCATCCTGAACCTGCTGCCTATCCCCGTGCTGGATGGCGGGCAGATTGTATTTTGCCTGTGGGAAATAATTTTTCGCCGTCCGCTCAACGCCCGGTTGCAGGATTACGCCATGCGCGCGGGCATTGCCCTGCTGGTGGCCCTCATGCTGCTTGCCACCTATAACGACTTGTGGCGCATCCTCAAGAATACCGGCTGGTTCGGGAGCGGCTCATAA
- the tsaB gene encoding tRNA (adenosine(37)-N6)-threonylcarbamoyltransferase complex dimerization subunit type 1 TsaB, producing the protein MQNGTGLELVLNAAEGALQIIVTEDERLICVQEWHKADRATEILAPALAEICSSLGIKPADFRRIACVRGPGSFTGIRLVLTTAAALRRVGQARLAGLDYMQALATSAVLQHNLFYGTPVWVLTHARRNLVHCQPFMSYGPQIPAQPTQAVDLCAPQEALRRIETAQGAPLPDGTDKHRRTHICGSGLARNADVFAALEGMRMVPVEEETNSPFAMPRLVCPDTASLCLLARHGDYFDADVEPLYVRPCDAVENLPQLAPRMGMTGEYAVAALDTMLERSPTSEI; encoded by the coding sequence ATGCAGAACGGCACCGGGCTTGAGCTTGTCCTCAATGCCGCAGAAGGCGCGCTCCAGATCATTGTCACCGAAGACGAGCGGCTGATCTGCGTGCAGGAATGGCACAAGGCCGACAGAGCCACGGAAATTCTGGCTCCGGCCCTGGCAGAAATTTGCAGCAGCCTTGGCATCAAGCCCGCCGACTTTCGGCGCATTGCCTGCGTGCGCGGGCCGGGTTCCTTTACGGGCATACGGCTGGTGCTGACCACCGCCGCAGCCCTGCGCCGCGTGGGGCAGGCCCGTTTAGCGGGGTTGGACTACATGCAGGCTCTGGCCACCAGCGCCGTGCTCCAGCACAATCTGTTTTACGGCACCCCCGTATGGGTGCTCACCCACGCCCGCCGCAATCTTGTGCACTGCCAGCCCTTCATGTCGTATGGGCCGCAGATTCCGGCCCAGCCAACGCAGGCTGTTGACCTCTGCGCGCCGCAGGAGGCCCTGCGCCGTATTGAGACCGCACAGGGAGCGCCCCTGCCGGATGGCACCGACAAACACCGTCGCACGCACATCTGCGGCAGCGGCCTTGCCCGCAATGCAGATGTTTTTGCGGCTCTGGAAGGCATGCGCATGGTTCCCGTAGAAGAGGAAACCAACTCTCCATTCGCCATGCCCCGGCTGGTCTGCCCGGATACGGCCTCGCTGTGTTTGCTGGCCCGGCACGGCGATTATTTTGACGCAGATGTGGAGCCGCTTTATGTGCGGCCCTGCGATGCCGTTGAAAATCTCCCCCAACTGGCCCCGCGCATGGGCATGACTGGCGAATACGCGGTTGCCGCGTTGGACACCATGCTGGAGCGCTCCCCAACAAGCGAAATCTGA
- a CDS encoding nitroreductase family protein, which translates to MIRTVRHSLSLLLSLAALALIPTAPTTVNAADSTARMELPAPDKTGGMPLMQALAQRRSVKTGFSGAALSPQRLSDLLWATWGVNRDGGRRTAPTAMNRQDVRLYVALESGVWLYEPAHALVKVLDGDWRAQMGGGSLTLLYAIPQGNEWGGAHVGSLYQNAGLFCASAGLGNFVHVSGLHALDGKLPLPEGWKVFIIQTVGLLK; encoded by the coding sequence ATGATCCGTACCGTCAGACACTCACTTTCCCTATTGCTTTCATTGGCGGCTCTTGCCCTTATCCCCACCGCGCCCACCACTGTGAACGCTGCGGACAGCACCGCCCGCATGGAGCTGCCCGCTCCCGATAAAACCGGCGGCATGCCCCTGATGCAGGCTCTGGCCCAGCGGCGCTCCGTCAAAACGGGCTTCAGCGGGGCGGCCCTTTCGCCCCAACGGTTGAGCGACCTCTTGTGGGCCACCTGGGGCGTCAACCGCGACGGCGGCCGCAGAACCGCCCCCACGGCCATGAACCGGCAGGATGTGCGTCTGTACGTGGCCCTTGAAAGCGGCGTGTGGCTCTATGAACCCGCCCACGCGCTCGTCAAGGTGCTGGATGGCGACTGGCGCGCCCAGATGGGCGGCGGCTCGCTCACCCTGCTCTACGCCATACCGCAGGGCAACGAATGGGGCGGGGCGCATGTGGGCTCCCTGTATCAGAATGCCGGGCTGTTCTGTGCCTCCGCAGGGCTGGGCAACTTCGTACATGTTTCAGGCCTGCACGCGCTGGACGGCAAGCTTCCCCTGCCTGAAGGCTGGAAGGTCTTTATCATCCAGACGGTGGGCCTGCTGAAGTAA
- a CDS encoding histidinol-phosphatase codes for MICADIHNHTVASHGLATVGEMFAAAQARKLVWYGFSEHSPLPPGYSCPLYKGDLAVTFPAYADEVLALREQTSSKKSGAQAQPRVLLGMELDWLPVNTPWMCDMVSRYAFDYIIGGLHFVDDVPVGSPRSWGPEVERQERFARYDAYYEAMRGLAASGMVDVVAHPDFIKVCCFDDFQAWLALPDSTDRIAAVLEAMRTTDTAMEVSSAGLRKPFQEPYPGPAIMRLAADMGLRISFGSDAHNVEDTGSHFKELAAYAASFGFTRCRICVGRESRELPF; via the coding sequence ATGATCTGCGCCGACATTCATAACCATACCGTTGCTTCGCACGGCCTAGCCACAGTGGGCGAAATGTTTGCTGCCGCACAGGCGCGCAAGCTGGTCTGGTATGGTTTTTCAGAGCATTCCCCCCTGCCGCCCGGTTATTCCTGCCCCTTGTACAAGGGCGACCTCGCCGTGACCTTCCCTGCCTATGCCGACGAAGTGCTGGCTTTGCGAGAGCAGACATCCAGTAAAAAATCTGGCGCGCAGGCCCAACCGCGCGTACTGCTGGGCATGGAGCTTGACTGGCTGCCGGTCAACACCCCCTGGATGTGCGATATGGTCAGCCGCTATGCCTTTGACTACATCATCGGCGGGCTGCATTTTGTGGACGATGTGCCTGTAGGCTCTCCCCGCAGTTGGGGGCCGGAAGTGGAGCGCCAAGAGCGTTTTGCGCGCTACGATGCCTATTATGAGGCCATGCGGGGGCTGGCTGCCAGCGGCATGGTGGATGTGGTGGCCCACCCGGATTTCATCAAGGTGTGCTGCTTTGATGATTTTCAGGCATGGCTGGCTTTGCCGGACAGCACAGATCGCATAGCCGCCGTGCTTGAGGCCATGCGCACCACTGATACTGCCATGGAAGTTTCTTCGGCTGGCTTGCGCAAGCCCTTCCAAGAACCCTACCCCGGCCCGGCCATCATGCGCTTGGCGGCGGATATGGGCCTGCGCATCAGCTTTGGTTCTGACGCGCACAATGTGGAAGATACTGGCTCGCATTTTAAGGAACTGGCGGCCTATGCCGCATCCTTTGGTTTTACGCGCTGCCGCATCTGCGTGGGCCGGGAGAGCAGGGAACTGCCGTTCTAG